Proteins encoded in a region of the Mycolicibacterium neoaurum genome:
- the infB gene encoding translation initiation factor IF-2, translating to MAGKARVHELAKELGVTSKEVLARLSDQGEFVKSASSTVEAPVARRLRESFGGGKPAADAPAPKAPGKPAAPSGGPKPGPKPAPQAPAAPAPAAPAAQAPTPAPTQTPRPAAPTPGPAPTPGPAPSAPAASGTPGAPQTPGPRPGPTPGPKPAPRAPRVGNNPFSSQAPVERPAPRPAAGPGGPRPGPGPGGPRPGAPRPGAASPGNMPPRPPGARPGATGRPGGPRPGPGGRPAPGGRPGGGGGGNYRGGAGGGAGAGAGGGAAGGFRGRPGGGGGGGRPGQRGGAAGAFGRPGGAPRRGRKSKRAKRAEYENMQAPVVGGVRLPHGNGETIRLARGASLSDFADKINANPASLVQALFNLGEMVTATQSVDDSTLELLGSEMNYVVQVVSPEDEDRELLSSFDLTYGEDEGGEEDLEFRPPVVTVMGHVDHGKTRLLDTIRNATVREGEAGGITQHIGAYQVLTELDGNERLVTFIDTPGHEAFTAMRARGAKATDIAILVVAADDGVMPQTVEAINHAQAADVPIVVAVNKIDKEGADPSKIRAQLTEYNLVAEEYGGDTMFVDISAKQGTNIDALLEAVLLTADASLDLRANPDMEAQGVAIEAHLDRGRGPVATVLIQRGTLRVGDSIVAGDAYGRVRRMVDEHGEDVEEALPSRPVQVVGFTSVPGAGDNLLVVDEDRIARQIADRRSARKRNALAARSRKRISLEDLDSALKETSQLNLILKGDNAGTVEALEEALMNIEIDDEVQLRVIDRGVGGVTETNVNLASASDAIIIGFNVRAEGKATELANRDGVEIRYYSIIYQAIDEIEAALKGMLKPVYEEKELGRAEIRAIFRSSKVGNIAGCLVQSGIMRRNAKARLLRDNVVVAENLTISSLKREKDDATEVREGYECGLTLTYSDIKEGDVIETYELVEKART from the coding sequence GTGGCAGGTAAGGCCCGCGTGCACGAGTTGGCAAAGGAACTCGGTGTCACAAGTAAGGAAGTTCTCGCCCGTCTGAGCGATCAGGGCGAGTTCGTCAAATCCGCATCATCGACGGTCGAAGCCCCCGTGGCCCGTCGTCTGCGGGAATCGTTCGGCGGCGGTAAGCCGGCCGCCGACGCGCCCGCTCCGAAAGCTCCCGGTAAGCCCGCGGCACCGTCCGGCGGCCCCAAGCCCGGACCCAAGCCCGCGCCGCAGGCACCTGCCGCGCCGGCTCCTGCAGCGCCCGCGGCCCAGGCTCCGACGCCGGCCCCGACGCAGACCCCCCGTCCCGCGGCTCCCACCCCCGGTCCCGCGCCGACACCCGGGCCTGCGCCGTCGGCTCCTGCAGCTTCGGGTACTCCCGGTGCCCCGCAGACCCCCGGACCCCGCCCAGGTCCGACTCCCGGTCCCAAGCCCGCACCGCGTGCACCGCGTGTCGGCAACAACCCGTTCTCTTCGCAGGCACCCGTCGAGCGCCCGGCTCCGCGTCCCGCCGCAGGTCCCGGCGGCCCCCGTCCGGGTCCCGGCCCCGGCGGACCGCGCCCGGGCGCGCCGCGTCCCGGCGCTGCCTCGCCCGGCAACATGCCGCCTCGTCCGCCCGGCGCGCGTCCCGGCGCGACCGGTCGTCCCGGCGGTCCGCGTCCCGGACCCGGCGGTCGTCCGGCCCCGGGTGGTCGTCCCGGCGGTGGTGGCGGCGGTAACTACCGCGGCGGCGCCGGTGGTGGTGCCGGAGCAGGCGCCGGTGGTGGTGCGGCCGGTGGATTCCGTGGTCGTCCCGGTGGCGGTGGCGGCGGTGGTCGTCCCGGTCAGCGCGGCGGTGCCGCAGGTGCCTTCGGTCGTCCCGGCGGCGCCCCGCGCCGCGGACGCAAGAGCAAGCGCGCGAAAAGGGCCGAATACGAGAACATGCAGGCCCCGGTCGTCGGTGGCGTGCGGTTGCCGCACGGCAACGGCGAGACCATCCGGTTGGCCCGTGGCGCCTCGCTGAGCGATTTCGCCGACAAGATCAACGCCAACCCGGCTTCGCTGGTGCAGGCGCTGTTCAACCTCGGTGAGATGGTCACTGCCACGCAGTCGGTGGACGATTCCACGCTCGAGCTGCTGGGCAGCGAGATGAACTACGTCGTCCAGGTCGTCTCGCCGGAGGACGAGGACCGTGAGCTGCTGTCGTCGTTCGACCTCACCTACGGCGAGGACGAGGGTGGCGAAGAGGACCTCGAGTTCCGCCCGCCGGTGGTCACCGTCATGGGTCACGTCGACCACGGCAAGACCCGCCTGCTCGACACCATCCGTAACGCCACCGTCCGCGAGGGCGAGGCCGGTGGGATCACCCAGCACATCGGTGCCTACCAGGTCCTCACCGAACTGGACGGCAACGAGCGGCTGGTCACCTTCATCGACACCCCCGGTCACGAGGCGTTCACCGCCATGCGTGCCCGTGGTGCCAAGGCCACCGATATCGCGATCCTGGTTGTCGCTGCCGACGACGGTGTGATGCCGCAGACGGTGGAGGCCATCAACCACGCGCAGGCTGCCGATGTGCCGATCGTGGTGGCGGTCAACAAGATCGACAAGGAGGGCGCCGACCCGAGCAAGATCCGGGCGCAGCTCACCGAGTACAACCTGGTGGCCGAGGAGTACGGCGGCGACACCATGTTCGTCGATATCTCCGCAAAGCAGGGCACCAATATCGATGCACTTCTGGAAGCGGTGCTGTTGACCGCCGATGCATCGTTGGATCTGCGGGCCAACCCCGATATGGAGGCCCAGGGTGTGGCCATCGAGGCGCACCTGGACCGCGGTCGCGGCCCGGTGGCGACGGTGCTGATCCAGCGCGGCACGCTGCGTGTCGGCGACTCGATCGTCGCCGGCGATGCCTACGGTCGCGTCCGTCGCATGGTCGACGAGCACGGTGAAGATGTCGAGGAGGCGCTGCCGTCGCGTCCGGTGCAGGTGGTCGGGTTCACCTCGGTGCCCGGTGCCGGCGACAACCTGCTGGTTGTCGACGAGGACCGCATCGCCCGCCAGATCGCCGACCGGCGCAGCGCGCGCAAGCGCAACGCCCTGGCCGCGCGCAGCCGCAAGCGGATCAGCCTGGAAGACCTGGATTCGGCGCTGAAGGAAACCAGCCAGCTGAACCTGATCCTCAAGGGCGACAACGCCGGTACCGTCGAGGCGCTGGAAGAGGCCTTGATGAACATCGAGATCGACGACGAGGTGCAGTTGCGCGTCATCGACCGAGGTGTCGGCGGCGTCACCGAGACCAACGTCAACCTGGCCTCGGCCTCGGATGCCATCATCATCGGCTTCAACGTCCGTGCCGAGGGCAAGGCCACCGAGCTGGCCAACCGCGATGGTGTCGAGATTCGCTACTACTCGATCATCTACCAGGCGATCGACGAGATCGAAGCCGCGCTCAAGGGCATGCTCAAGCCTGTCTACGAGGAGAAGGAGCTCGGCCGCGCCGAGATCCGGGCGATCTTCCGCAGCTCGAAGGTCGGCAATATCGCCGGTTGCCTCGTGCAGTCGGGCATCATGCGGCGTAACGCCAAGGCCCGCCTGCTGCGTGACAACGTCGTGGTCGCCGAGAACCTCACCATCTCCTCGCTCAAGCGGGAGAAGGATGATGCCACCGAGGTGCGCGAGGGTTACGAGTGTGGTCTGACGCTGACGTATTCCGATATCAAGGAAGGCGACGTCATCGAGACCTACGAGCTGGTCGAAAAGGCGCGTACGTAG
- the rbfA gene encoding 30S ribosome-binding factor RbfA, with amino-acid sequence MADPARARRLAKRISTIVASAIEYEIKDPRLAGVTITDAKVTADLHDATLYYTVLGPTLEDEPDYAGAAAALESAKGVLRSKVGSGTGVRFTPTLAFVRDTVPDAANRMEELLSKVRAADADLARVREGAVPAGDADPYRVSGGDARGDELDAEDTGDDDRYDR; translated from the coding sequence ATGGCCGATCCAGCACGCGCACGCCGGCTGGCCAAGCGGATCTCGACGATCGTGGCCTCGGCCATCGAGTACGAGATCAAGGATCCGCGGCTGGCCGGCGTGACGATCACCGACGCGAAGGTGACCGCCGACCTGCACGACGCAACGCTGTACTACACGGTGTTGGGGCCGACCCTGGAGGACGAGCCCGACTACGCCGGTGCTGCGGCCGCCCTGGAGAGCGCGAAAGGTGTGCTGCGCTCCAAGGTGGGCTCGGGCACCGGCGTGCGGTTCACCCCGACCCTGGCCTTCGTGCGCGACACCGTCCCGGACGCGGCCAATCGGATGGAAGAACTGCTGTCGAAGGTGCGCGCGGCCGACGCCGACTTGGCGCGAGTTCGGGAGGGTGCGGTGCCGGCAGGCGATGCCGACCCGTACCGTGTGAGCGGGGGAGACGCTCGCGGGGACGAACTCGACGCTGAGGACACCGGTGACGACGACCGATACGACCGCTGA
- a CDS encoding bifunctional oligoribonuclease/PAP phosphatase NrnA yields the protein MTTTDTTAETATDAVPPGAPVDAAGAARLFDAAHSIVIIAHVHPDADTIGAGLALGQVAAAAGKDVAVSFAAPDELPESLATLPGGQLLVAPVEVPGDPDLVVTVDIPSVNRLGSLGELALGAREVLVIDHHASNTMFGTANFVDPQADSTTMLVAELLDAWDKPIDEPVAHCLYAGLTTDTGSFRWASARAHRLASRLLEIGVDNAEISRALMDTHPFAWLPMLSRVLGSARLIEDAADGRGLVYAVVDHQEWTDARPEEVESIVDIVRTTAQAEVAAVFKEIEPRQWSVSMRSKSFDVSAVAGGFGGGGHRKAAGYSAIGSADDVVAALQAALG from the coding sequence GTGACGACGACCGATACGACCGCTGAGACCGCTACCGACGCGGTCCCACCCGGCGCGCCGGTCGATGCCGCGGGTGCGGCGCGGTTGTTCGATGCCGCCCATTCGATCGTCATCATCGCCCACGTCCATCCCGACGCCGACACCATCGGCGCCGGTTTGGCGCTCGGGCAGGTCGCTGCGGCCGCGGGCAAGGATGTCGCGGTCAGTTTCGCTGCGCCGGACGAACTCCCCGAATCGCTGGCGACGCTGCCGGGCGGGCAGCTGCTGGTCGCACCCGTCGAGGTACCTGGCGACCCGGATCTGGTGGTCACCGTCGACATCCCATCGGTCAACCGGCTCGGCAGCCTCGGCGAACTGGCCCTCGGTGCGCGCGAGGTCCTGGTCATCGACCACCATGCCTCCAACACGATGTTCGGGACCGCGAACTTCGTTGATCCCCAGGCTGATTCGACCACCATGCTGGTGGCCGAGCTGTTGGATGCCTGGGACAAGCCGATCGACGAACCGGTGGCGCACTGCCTCTACGCAGGGTTGACCACCGATACCGGCTCCTTCCGGTGGGCCAGCGCACGCGCGCACCGGTTGGCATCCCGACTGCTGGAGATCGGGGTGGACAACGCCGAGATCAGCCGTGCCCTGATGGACACCCACCCGTTCGCCTGGTTGCCCATGTTGTCGCGTGTGCTGGGTTCGGCCCGGCTCATCGAGGATGCCGCCGATGGACGGGGGCTGGTCTACGCCGTCGTCGACCACCAGGAATGGACCGATGCCCGGCCCGAAGAGGTCGAGAGCATCGTGGATATCGTGCGCACCACCGCCCAGGCCGAGGTCGCCGCGGTGTTCAAGGAGATCGAGCCACGGCAGTGGTCGGTATCGATGCGCTCCAAGTCCTTCGACGTCTCGGCCGTCGCCGGTGGATTCGGTGGCGGTGGGCACCGCAAGGCGGCCGGATACTCGGCGATCGGTTCGGCCGATGACGTGGTGGCAGCTCTGCAGGCCGCTCTTGGCTGA
- a CDS encoding MATE family efflux transporter, which yields MTWWQLCRPLLAEQPVTARRIAGLALPALGVLAAEPLYLLFDLAVVGRLGALSLAGLAIGGLVISLVASQGTFLSYGTTARAARFFGAGDRAAAVREGVQATWLAVGLGLLIVVLVQVFADPLVSVLADGGELAAETLPWLRIAICGAPALLISLAGNGWMRGVQDTVRPLRYVVFGFAVSAVLCPLLVYGWLGLPRLELAGSAIANLVGQWLAALLFCRALLAEKAPLAPTPAVLGAQLLMGRDLLVRSLAFQACFVSAAAVAARFGAASVAAHQVVLQLWSFLALVLDSLAIAAQSLVGAALGGGQLSQAKSVAARVTIFSTAAAAVLALIFAAGSEVIPRLFTSDAEVLDRIGVPWWFLVGQLIVAGIVFALDGVLLGAGDARFMRNATVCSALIGFLPLIWLSLAFGWGLAGIWSGLSLFMVLRLVFVGWRTFSGRWLVAGTG from the coding sequence ATGACGTGGTGGCAGCTCTGCAGGCCGCTCTTGGCTGAGCAGCCGGTCACCGCCCGGCGGATCGCCGGGCTGGCGTTGCCCGCACTGGGAGTGCTTGCCGCCGAACCTCTCTACCTGTTGTTCGACCTTGCCGTCGTCGGTCGGCTCGGGGCGCTCAGCCTGGCCGGTCTGGCGATCGGCGGGTTGGTGATCTCCCTGGTCGCCTCGCAGGGCACGTTCCTGTCCTATGGCACCACCGCACGGGCGGCACGGTTCTTCGGCGCCGGTGATCGCGCGGCCGCGGTGCGTGAAGGCGTGCAGGCCACCTGGCTCGCCGTGGGTCTCGGGTTGTTGATCGTGGTCCTGGTGCAGGTCTTCGCCGATCCGCTGGTCTCGGTGCTCGCCGACGGCGGCGAGCTGGCCGCCGAGACGCTGCCCTGGCTGCGGATCGCGATCTGCGGGGCGCCGGCCCTGCTGATCTCGTTGGCGGGCAACGGCTGGATGCGCGGTGTCCAGGACACCGTGCGGCCCCTTCGCTATGTCGTTTTCGGCTTCGCGGTGTCGGCAGTGCTGTGCCCGCTGTTGGTCTACGGCTGGCTGGGCTTGCCGCGACTGGAGCTGGCCGGCTCGGCGATCGCCAACCTGGTCGGGCAATGGCTGGCGGCGTTGTTGTTCTGCCGGGCGCTGCTCGCCGAGAAGGCTCCGCTGGCGCCGACTCCTGCCGTGCTGGGTGCCCAATTGCTGATGGGGCGTGACCTGCTGGTGCGTTCACTTGCCTTCCAGGCCTGCTTCGTCTCCGCGGCTGCGGTGGCAGCGCGGTTCGGCGCCGCCTCGGTGGCCGCCCACCAGGTGGTGCTGCAACTGTGGAGTTTCCTTGCCCTGGTGTTGGATTCGCTGGCCATCGCCGCTCAGTCACTGGTGGGTGCCGCCCTCGGCGGTGGTCAGCTGAGTCAGGCGAAGTCGGTGGCCGCCCGCGTCACCATCTTCTCCACCGCGGCCGCCGCGGTGCTCGCGCTGATCTTCGCCGCCGGCTCGGAGGTGATCCCGCGGCTGTTCACCTCCGATGCGGAGGTCCTCGACCGGATCGGTGTGCCGTGGTGGTTCCTGGTTGGCCAACTGATCGTCGCCGGAATCGTTTTCGCGCTGGACGGGGTGTTGCTTGGCGCCGGTGACGCCCGATTCATGCGCAACGCCACGGTGTGCAGTGCGTTGATCGGCTTCCTACCGCTGATCTGGTTGTCGTTGGCATTCGGCTGGGGACTGGCCGGCATCTGGTCGGGTCTGTCCCTCTTCATGGTGCTGCGCCTGGTGTTCGTGGGCTGGCGCACCTTCTCGGGACGCTGGCTGGTGGCAGGCACCGGATAG
- a CDS encoding alpha/beta hydrolase family protein, with protein MNTLHIVTRRALVGLMAALLLLAVVQPTTASAYSRPGLPVETLMVPSAAMGRDIPVRFQGGGPRAVYLLDGLRARDDNSGWDIETAAFETFFESGVSVVMPVGGMSSFYTNWQGPAVGNGQTYNYQWETFLTSELPNYLAANKGISPNGNAVVGLSMSGSAALTLAAFHPGQFSYAASLSGYLNLSQGLWPLLVTFAMADAGGFNAINMWGLGGGPAWQRNDPTVNVGKLVANGTRIWVYCGTGRPGELGGGGDVAGQVLETITLDSNRNFQTQYQNAGGTNGTFNFPPNGTHGWGYWGSQLNAMKGDIQRTLGA; from the coding sequence ATGAACACCTTGCATATCGTGACCCGCCGAGCACTGGTCGGCCTGATGGCCGCGCTCCTGCTGCTGGCGGTGGTCCAGCCGACCACCGCCTCGGCATACTCCCGGCCCGGGCTGCCGGTCGAGACACTGATGGTTCCCTCGGCCGCGATGGGCCGCGACATCCCGGTGCGCTTCCAAGGCGGCGGTCCGCGGGCGGTGTATCTGCTCGACGGTCTGCGCGCCCGCGACGACAACAGCGGCTGGGATATCGAGACCGCGGCGTTCGAGACGTTCTTCGAGTCCGGTGTCTCGGTCGTCATGCCGGTCGGTGGCATGTCCAGCTTCTACACCAACTGGCAGGGACCTGCGGTCGGCAACGGCCAGACCTACAACTACCAGTGGGAGACCTTCCTGACCTCCGAGCTGCCGAACTACCTGGCCGCCAACAAGGGCATCTCGCCGAACGGCAATGCCGTTGTCGGACTGTCGATGTCGGGTAGCGCCGCGCTGACGCTGGCCGCCTTCCACCCCGGCCAGTTCAGCTACGCGGCCTCGCTGTCGGGCTACCTGAACCTCTCCCAGGGTCTCTGGCCGCTGCTGGTCACCTTCGCCATGGCCGACGCCGGCGGATTCAACGCGATCAACATGTGGGGCCTGGGCGGCGGACCCGCCTGGCAACGCAACGACCCGACCGTGAACGTCGGCAAGCTGGTCGCCAACGGGACCCGCATCTGGGTGTACTGCGGTACCGGTCGTCCCGGTGAGCTCGGCGGTGGTGGCGATGTCGCCGGCCAGGTGCTGGAAACCATCACCCTGGACAGCAACCGCAACTTCCAGACCCAGTACCAGAACGCCGGCGGGACCAACGGCACGTTCAACTTCCCGCCCAACGGGACCCACGGCTGGGGGTACTGGGGCAGCCAGCTCAATGCCATGAAGGGCGACATCCAGCGCACGCTGGGCGCCTGA
- a CDS encoding ABC transporter ATP-binding protein — protein sequence MTSATITAPRTTVTSDAISIDKLTVTFSSKRSTVTAVDDVDLRVGQGEFVSIAGPSGCGKSTLLKVVAGLTTATSGDVRLRGKQVKGPQRDIGYVFQRAALLEWRSVRKNILLQAEMRGMPRKEAQSRCDYLIEMTGLGGFENALPHELSGGMQQRVSLCRALLHQPEVLLMDEPFGALDALTREKMNVELHRIWRETGTTVVLVTHSVAEAVYLANRVVVMSPRPGRIIETLDVDLPAERDYAETMERPEFIKVANRVRDLLGSSSAAD from the coding sequence ATGACCTCCGCAACAATCACCGCACCGAGGACCACCGTGACCTCAGACGCCATCTCCATCGACAAGCTGACCGTCACGTTCTCCTCCAAACGGTCCACCGTCACCGCCGTCGACGACGTCGACCTGCGCGTCGGCCAAGGAGAGTTCGTCTCCATCGCAGGCCCGTCGGGCTGCGGCAAGTCCACCCTGCTCAAGGTGGTCGCGGGCTTGACCACCGCCACCTCCGGGGATGTTCGCCTGCGTGGCAAGCAGGTCAAGGGACCGCAGCGCGATATCGGGTATGTCTTCCAGCGGGCCGCCCTCCTGGAATGGCGTTCGGTCCGCAAGAACATCCTGCTGCAGGCCGAGATGCGGGGTATGCCCCGCAAGGAGGCGCAGTCCCGCTGCGACTATCTGATCGAGATGACCGGACTCGGCGGATTCGAGAACGCCCTGCCCCACGAGCTGTCCGGCGGTATGCAACAACGTGTTTCATTGTGCCGGGCGCTGCTGCACCAGCCCGAGGTGCTGTTGATGGATGAGCCCTTCGGTGCACTCGACGCGCTGACGCGGGAAAAGATGAATGTCGAGCTGCACCGGATCTGGCGAGAAACCGGCACGACCGTCGTACTGGTGACGCACTCGGTGGCCGAGGCGGTGTACCTGGCCAACAGGGTCGTCGTGATGAGCCCACGGCCGGGCCGCATCATCGAGACCCTCGACGTCGACCTCCCCGCCGAACGGGACTACGCCGAGACGATGGAACGTCCGGAGTTCATCAAGGTGGCCAACCGGGTCCGCGATCTGCTGGGAAGTTCCAGCGCCGCGGACTGA
- a CDS encoding ABC transporter substrate-binding protein — MFSLNRRAVGAIAATTAMLTLSACGGGAGQNNSATDGGEGTTPVTLMLNWYPYGEHAPLYHGVKEGIFAKHGIDLTIDPGQGSTRTAQAVGGKQVDFGWSDTAAVLSNIDQGVDIKSIGVFLQTTPSAVQVFADSGIEEPADLAGRTIAVSAGDAPTTTFPMYLADVGLEPGAVQEQNLDSAGKMAALMAGRVDGLIGFAHDQGPTIANKSGREMRYFRYSDAGLNFYSNGLITHNSTIADNPELVQSMLDAVSESYEAAKNDPEAAAKAMVGVDPQTPPEKVLLQQWQETIPLLNTPATTGKVPGTNAEQDWTSTIATLSEAGLLQSAKDPADYWASSFVPATAGQ, encoded by the coding sequence ATGTTCTCGTTGAATCGTCGCGCCGTCGGCGCGATCGCCGCCACCACCGCCATGCTCACCCTTTCCGCCTGCGGCGGCGGTGCGGGCCAGAACAATTCGGCCACCGATGGTGGTGAAGGCACGACCCCGGTCACGCTGATGCTCAACTGGTACCCCTACGGTGAGCACGCCCCGCTCTACCACGGTGTGAAAGAGGGCATCTTCGCCAAGCACGGCATCGACCTGACCATCGATCCCGGACAGGGCTCCACCCGCACCGCGCAGGCGGTCGGCGGTAAGCAGGTCGACTTCGGCTGGTCCGATACCGCCGCGGTGTTGAGCAATATCGACCAGGGTGTCGACATCAAGAGCATCGGCGTGTTCCTGCAGACCACCCCCTCGGCGGTCCAGGTGTTCGCCGACTCCGGAATCGAGGAACCGGCCGATCTCGCCGGACGCACCATCGCAGTGTCCGCAGGTGACGCCCCGACCACCACGTTCCCGATGTACCTTGCCGATGTCGGCCTGGAACCCGGTGCGGTACAAGAGCAGAACCTGGATTCCGCGGGCAAGATGGCCGCTCTGATGGCCGGCCGCGTCGACGGGCTCATCGGTTTCGCCCATGACCAGGGCCCCACGATCGCCAACAAGAGCGGCCGCGAGATGCGCTACTTCCGCTACTCCGACGCCGGGTTGAACTTCTACAGCAACGGGTTGATCACCCACAACTCGACCATCGCCGACAATCCAGAACTGGTGCAGTCGATGTTGGATGCGGTGAGCGAATCCTACGAGGCTGCCAAGAACGATCCGGAGGCTGCCGCCAAGGCCATGGTCGGTGTCGACCCGCAGACCCCGCCGGAGAAGGTGCTGCTGCAGCAGTGGCAGGAGACCATTCCGCTGCTGAACACCCCGGCCACCACCGGCAAGGTCCCCGGCACCAATGCCGAACAGGACTGGACCTCCACCATCGCCACCCTGAGCGAGGCCGGTCTGCTGCAGTCGGCCAAGGACCCTGCGGACTACTGGGCGTCGTCGTTCGTCCCCGCCACCGCGGGACAATAG
- a CDS encoding ABC transporter permease yields the protein MAVTASARVQSPDTGTRAQSRTGSRRARRSFSPGRTLSNTWRPIVLVLALLAGWWAVTEAELVAPYILPSPADTWAATQQNAAYLAANTWVTTWETVIGFLIATIVGVFVAVMMIYSTSFEKTVYPLILFAQVVPKIAIAPLFIVWLGFGPSPKILVAVLMAFFPIVISGLAGLRSVDPEILELTSTMGASRFKTFMKVRFPASLPQLMSGLKVAATLAVTGAVVGEFVGANEGLGYVILQANGSLDTAMLFAALIIMSILGIVLFAIIEVAEKPLIPWHASRRTSNSASTAAV from the coding sequence ATGGCGGTAACCGCATCGGCCCGCGTCCAGTCACCGGACACCGGCACGCGGGCACAATCGCGCACCGGGTCCCGACGGGCCCGCCGATCATTCTCACCGGGACGCACGTTGTCGAACACCTGGCGACCGATTGTGCTGGTGCTCGCGCTGCTGGCCGGTTGGTGGGCAGTCACCGAGGCCGAACTGGTCGCGCCCTACATCCTCCCCTCACCGGCCGATACCTGGGCCGCGACCCAGCAGAACGCGGCATACCTGGCGGCCAATACCTGGGTCACCACCTGGGAGACCGTCATCGGTTTCCTCATCGCCACCATCGTCGGCGTCTTCGTCGCGGTCATGATGATCTACTCGACCAGCTTTGAAAAGACCGTTTACCCGCTGATCCTGTTCGCCCAGGTGGTGCCGAAGATCGCCATCGCCCCGCTGTTCATCGTGTGGCTGGGTTTCGGCCCGTCCCCCAAGATCCTGGTCGCCGTGTTGATGGCGTTCTTCCCCATCGTCATCTCCGGACTGGCCGGTCTGCGTTCGGTGGATCCCGAGATCCTGGAACTGACCTCCACCATGGGCGCCAGCCGGTTCAAGACCTTCATGAAGGTCCGGTTCCCCGCATCCCTACCGCAGTTGATGTCCGGGCTGAAGGTTGCCGCCACCCTCGCGGTCACCGGTGCCGTGGTCGGTGAATTCGTCGGCGCCAACGAAGGTCTCGGCTATGTGATCCTGCAGGCCAACGGAAGCCTGGACACCGCGATGCTGTTCGCGGCGTTGATCATCATGTCCATCCTCGGGATCGTGCTGTTCGCCATCATCGAGGTCGCCGAGAAACCGCTCATCCCCTGGCACGCCTCGCGCCGTACGTCCAACTCCGCCTCGACCGCGGCCGTCTGA